The proteins below come from a single Salvia splendens isolate huo1 unplaced genomic scaffold, SspV2 ctg1156, whole genome shotgun sequence genomic window:
- the LOC121788823 gene encoding C-factor-like codes for MAAIGTHFTIKSNRIMKLNLVGQWVLMGRRRLNPVSGGRAFSSVVNQWDGGVSMVQGASRGIGLEFVKQLLEKSNKGHVVATCRNPSKATELHDLKNKFAERLDIHQLDLTIDSTIKETAKSVSDKYGYLNLLVNASGILTVPNVMQPETTLNKVERASLLLAYEVNAVGPILVIKHMWPLLKAGGGTGTERDAAVIASISARVGSIGDNRLGGWHSYRASKSGLNQLTRTVSVEFARKKDPIICILLHPGTVDTDLSRPFQRNVAEGKLFTKEFSVQKLLAIINSVKASDNGKFFAWDGKEIPW; via the exons ATGGCAGCTATTGGAACTCATTTTacaatcaaatcaaataggatAATGAAGCTGAATTTAGTCGGCCAATGGGTTTTAATGGGGAGGCGACGCCTGAATCCGGTTTCAGGCGGCCGAGCGTTTTCTTCTGTGGTTAATCAATGGGACGGCGGTGTTTCGATGGTTCAAGGTGCATCCAGAGGCATCGGCCTTGAATTC GTTAAACAATTACTAGAGAAAAGCAACAAAGGGCATGTTGTGGCAACATGCCGGAACCCTAGTAAGGCGACAGAGCTTCATGATTTGAAGAATAAGTTTGCTGAGCGCTTGGATATTCATCAGCTGGATCTCACAATCGATAGCACAATCAAG GAAACAGCAAAGTCTGTGAGTGATAAGTACGGTTATCTGAACCTCCTCGTAAATGCATCTGGAATTCTAACAGTGCCAAATGTTATGCAGCCAG AGACCACATTGAACAAGGTTGAGAGAGCTTCCTTACTTCTCGCGTATGAGGTCAATGCCGTTGGCCCTATCTTGGTCATCAAG CATATGTGGCCTCTGCTAAAGGCTGGAGGCGGCACTGGAACTGAACGAGATGCTGCAGTTATCGCCAGTATAAGTGCCAGAGTGGGTTCAATCGGAGATAACCGCCTAGGAGGGTGGCATTCGTACCGAGCCTCTAAATCTGGACTTAATCAGT TGACTAGGACTGTGTCAGTCGAATTTGCGCGCAAAAAAGATCCTATTATATGCATTCTGTTGCATCCAGGAACAGTAGATACAGATCTATCAAGACCATTTCAGAGGAATGTTGCAGAAGGCAAGCTTTTCACCAAAGAGTTTTCTGTCCAAAAATTGCTGGCCATTATTAACAGTGTGAAAGCATCTGATAATGGTAAGTTTTTTGCCTGGGATGGTAAAGAGATTCCTTGGTGA
- the LOC121788821 gene encoding probable WRKY transcription factor 14: protein MCSRDLLKWMENYNQGDLTDIIRATGGANPPAETPAAAPEWQFPTNPIAFSAADFGDPFAQLGDPLIHAPPPPPPLPGFFDMIKPSDAAGMRFGGNSNLGQKISLDKEMKRPPNIFSRMLQISPTAKLPIPLSPCDSFPAAAVAPMLVANDHHALISPSNSSRGNCLIESSLQISSPRNAGIRRRKSQAKKVVCIPAPAPANSRPSGEIVPSDLWAWRKYGQKPIKGSPYPRGYYRCSSSKGCSARKQVERSRTDPNMLVITYTSEHNHPWPTQRNALAGSTRSQPSKTAAAKTSPKPKDEQKETSTETAAPSSTNSAAVKEEVDQEFDNNNNQTMEAAEEAEFDDGFSQQSYKPALPESNQNEDSFFAGLGEIEADSLDLLFIQGFDGRDHGGKGLDPFGFYDWGGTTTAAAAASSGGAGGEDEGDS from the exons ATGTGCAGCCGCGACTTGCTAAAGTGGATGGAGAATTACAATCAAGGAGATCTAACCGACATAATCAGAGCCACCGGCGGCGCCAATCCGCCAGCTGAAACCCCCGCCGCCGCGCCGGAGTGGCAGTTTCCCACCAATCCGATCGCCTTCTCGGCCGCCGATTTCGGCGATCCGTTCGCGCAACTCGGCGATCCGCTGATCCacgcgcctcctcctcctccgcctctgCCAGGATTCTTCGACATGATCAAACCTAGCGACGCCGCCGGGATGAGATTTGGGGGAAATAGCAATCTAGGTCAAAAAATTAGCCTCGACAAGGAGATGAAGAGACCTCCGAATATCTTCTCGAGGATGCTCCAGATCTCCCCCACCGCGAAGCTGCCGATACCACTGTCGCCGTGCGATTCTTttccggcggcggcggtggctcCGATGTTAGTGGCGAATGATCATCATGCTTTAATCTCCCCGAGCAACAGCTCGAGAGGGAATTGCTTGATTGAAAGCAGCCTGCAGATCTCATCTCCGCGAAATGCGGGGATCAGGAGAAG AAAAAGCCAGGCGAAGAAGGTGGTTTGTATACCGGCTCCGGCGCCCGCAAACAGCCGGCCCAGCGGGGAAATCGTGCCCTCCGATCTTTGGGCGTGGCGAAAATACGGGCAGAAACCTATCAAGGGTTCGCCCTATCCGAG GGGTTATTACAGATGTAGTAGTTCGAAGGgatgttcggcgaggaagcaagTGGAGCGGAGCCGAACCGACCCGAACATGCTGGTGATTACATACACGTCGGAGCACAACCACCCATGGCCCACTCAGAGAAACGCCCTGGCCGGCTCCACGCGATCTCAGCCGTCCAAAACCGCCGCCGCCAAAACCTCGCCGAAGCCGAAAGACGAGCAGAAGGAAACCAGCACGGAGACCGCCGCCCCGTCGTCGACGAATTCCGCCGCCGTGAAAGAGGAGGTGGATCAAGAATTCGacaacaacaacaaccaaaCAATGGAagcggcggaggaggcggaaTTCGACGATGGGTTCTCGCAGCAGAGCTACAAGCCGGCGTTGCCGGAATCCAATCAAAACGAAGACAGCTTCTTCGCCGGCCTCGGCGAGATCGAGGCCGATTCATTGGACTTGCTTTTCATACAGGGATTTGACGGCCGTGATCACGGCGGCAAGGGTTTGGACCCTTTCGGCTTCTACGATTGGGGCGGAACCACCACCGCAGCCGCCGCCGCTTCCAGCGGCGGCGCAGGCGGAGAGGATGAGGGGGATTCGTGA
- the LOC121788822 gene encoding probable choline kinase 2: MGSPDKSARIPDDARKILVRMAAEWRDIVDPQALQVVPLKGAMTNEVYQIKWIRNSSPEEPLPRSKKVLVRIYGAGVDVFFDRGNEIRTFEFVSKQGQGPRLLGRFANGRVEEFIHARTLSAADLRDPEISAIIASKMKEFHDLDMPGSKKIVLWDRLRKWITEAKRVSSPQEAKEFRLGDLEAEISALEKKLYTNDRIGFCHNDLQYGNIMMDEETRSITIIDYEYASYNPMSFDIANHFCEMAADYHTETPHVLDYNKYPDLQERDRFLRVYLAASGKQPRDSEVKQLNQEVEKYTLASHLVWGLWGLISAHVNDIDFDYVEYARQRFRAYWAKKREVLGDS, from the exons ATGGGATCTCCCGACAAATCCGCTCGCATTCCCGATGACGCCAGGAAGATTCTCGTGCGCATGGCGGCGGAGTGGCGCGACATCGTCGATCCGCAGGCGCTGCAGGTGGTCCCGCTCAAGGGAGCCATGACGAACGAGGTCTACCAGATCAAGTGGATTAGGAATTCCAGCCCTGAGGAGCCGCTGCCGAGATCGAAGAAAGTGCTGGTCAGGATTTACGGCGCCGGTGTGGATGTGTTCTTCGATCGTGGGAATGAGATACGCACGTTTGAGTTCGTGTCGAAGCAAGGCCAGGGGCCTAGGCTGCTCGGACGGTTCGCTAATGGCCGTGTTGAGGAGTTCATTCACGCTCGG ACACTTTCTGCCGCTGATTTGCGTGATCCTGAAATATCTGCTATAATAGCTTCtaaaatgaaagaatttcatgACCTGGATATGCCTGGATCTAAGAAGATCGTCCTCTGGGATAGACTGAG AAAATGGATTACGGAAGCCAAACGTGTTTCATCGCCTCAAGAAGCCAAGGAATTTCGTTTAGGGGACCTGGAAGCTGAAATATCGGCTCTGGAGAAGAAACTCTATACCAATGATCGTATAGGATTCTGCCACAATGATTTGCAATATGGTAACATAATGATGGATGAAGAAACCAGATcgataaccataatt GATTATGAATACGCAAGCTACAACCCTATGTCCTTTGACATTGCAAATCATTTTTGTGAGATGGCTGCTGACTATCATACTGAAACCCCTCATGTCTTGGACTACAATAAATATCCAG ATCTGCAGGAGCGTGACAGATTCTTGCGTGTCTATCTGGCTGCCTCAG GAAAACAACCTAGAGACTCGGAGGTGAAGCAATTGAATCAAGAAGTGGAGAAGTATACTCTTGCTAGCCATCTTGTTTGGGGGTTATGGGGATTAATCTCG GCGCATGTCAATGATATCGATTTTGACTACGTAGAGTATGCAAGACAAAGATTTCGAGCTTACTGGGCAAAGAAACGTGAAGTACTGGGAGATTCATAG